From one Nocardioides yefusunii genomic stretch:
- a CDS encoding acetyl-CoA C-acetyltransferase: MAEAFVYDHFRTPRGRGKATGSLHEVKPIQLATGLLTAALDRNPGLDPARVDDVVMGIVSPTGEQGSVLPKAAALAAGYPDTVSGVQLNRFCASGLEAVNQAAQRIRSGFEDLIFAGGVESMSRVPMGSDGGPWSQDPATGFAAPFVPQGIGADLIATIEGWSRTDVDTYAAQSHARAAAAWADGRFDRAIVPVRGVDGNVILDRDETIRPDTSAESLSKLKPSFAQIGRDAGFDETALQKYHWLERIEHVHHAGNSSGIVDGAALLAIGSEQVGKDLGLTPRARIISTAVSGADPVIMLTGPAPAARKALAKAGLSVDDIDLFEINEAFAAVAMRFMRDMGIDHSITNVNGGAIAMGHPLGATGAMIVGTLIDELERQGKRRGLATLCVGGGMGIATIVELV, from the coding sequence ATGGCAGAAGCATTCGTGTACGACCACTTCCGTACGCCGCGCGGTCGCGGCAAGGCGACCGGCTCCCTCCACGAGGTGAAGCCGATCCAGTTGGCCACCGGCCTGCTGACCGCGGCGCTGGACCGCAACCCGGGCCTCGACCCGGCGCGCGTCGACGACGTCGTCATGGGCATCGTCTCGCCCACCGGCGAGCAGGGATCGGTCCTGCCGAAGGCTGCAGCCCTGGCCGCTGGTTACCCCGACACCGTCTCGGGCGTGCAGCTCAACCGCTTCTGCGCCTCCGGTCTCGAGGCCGTCAACCAGGCCGCCCAGCGCATCCGCTCCGGCTTCGAGGACCTCATCTTCGCCGGCGGCGTCGAGTCGATGTCGCGCGTCCCGATGGGCTCCGACGGCGGCCCCTGGTCGCAGGACCCGGCCACCGGTTTCGCTGCTCCGTTCGTCCCCCAGGGCATCGGCGCCGACCTCATCGCCACGATCGAGGGCTGGTCGCGCACCGACGTCGACACCTACGCCGCGCAGTCGCACGCCCGTGCCGCCGCGGCTTGGGCCGACGGTCGCTTCGACCGCGCGATCGTCCCGGTCCGCGGCGTCGACGGCAACGTCATCCTCGACCGCGACGAGACGATCCGCCCGGACACCTCCGCGGAGTCGCTGAGCAAGCTCAAGCCGTCGTTCGCCCAGATCGGTCGCGACGCCGGCTTCGACGAGACCGCGCTGCAGAAGTACCACTGGCTCGAGCGCATCGAGCACGTCCACCACGCCGGTAACTCCTCCGGCATCGTCGACGGCGCCGCGCTGCTGGCGATCGGTTCCGAGCAGGTCGGCAAGGACCTCGGCCTCACCCCGCGTGCCCGGATCATCTCCACAGCCGTCTCCGGCGCCGACCCGGTCATCATGCTCACCGGCCCTGCCCCGGCCGCCCGCAAGGCCCTCGCCAAGGCCGGCCTGAGCGTCGACGACATCGACCTCTTCGAGATCAACGAGGCGTTCGCCGCCGTCGCGATGCGTTTCATGCGTGACATGGGCATCGACCACTCCATCACCAACGTCAACGGCGGCGCCATTGCGATGGGCCACCCGCTGGGTGCCACCGGCGCGATGATCGTCGGCACGCTGATCGACGAGCTGGAGCGTCAGGGCAAGCGCCGCGGCCTCGCCACGCTCTGCGTCGGTGGCGGCATGGGCATCGCGACCATCGTCGAGCTGGTCTGA
- a CDS encoding 3-hydroxyacyl-CoA dehydrogenase NAD-binding domain-containing protein → MSTQTQTQTAVRYDKDADGIVTLTMDDPNQSANTMNELYSASMKAVVERLAAEIEADASSVTGVVITSAKKTFFAGGDLKNMMKVGKDDAERMFAHVESIKAVLRQLEKLPVPVVAAINGAALGGGLEIALAANHRIAVDASNVQIGLPESTLGLLPGGGGVTRTVRMFGIQDALMTFLLPGTRFKASAAKEKGLVDALVATQDELVPAAKAWIASAKGDENAGVQPWDRPGFKLPGGTPAQLKGFLPAFPSILRQQTKGADYPAQKAIMSAAVEGALVDFDTASRVESRWFTKLVTGQNAKNMIQAFFFDLSAINSGSLRPDGIEKFKPTKVVVLGAGMMGAGIAYACAKSGWEVVLKDVSLENAERGKAYSEKINAKAVSRGKLSQEKSDELLARITPTADPAAAAGADVVIEAVFEDPELKKKVFAEIAPHIKPDAVLCSNTSTLPISTLAEGVDRPADFIGLHFFSPVDKMQLVEIIRGKETTDEALAKAYDIVLGMRKIPIVVNDARGFYTSRVIGVQINEGLAMLGEGVLPMTIERAATSAGFPVGPLQITDELNMELMVKIRKQTIAAAEAAGQPVPQDGSYAVIDEMIERGRSSRLKGAGFYNYSEEGKRAGLWDGITEAFPPAETQIPFVDVQERMLFAEALETAKTFEEGVITSAAAANIGSIFGIGFPARLGGAAQFITGYEAADGSVGIDAFIARADSLADTYGEKFRPTQYLRDLAAKGEGFPA, encoded by the coding sequence GTGAGCACCCAGACCCAGACCCAGACCGCCGTCCGTTACGACAAGGACGCCGACGGCATCGTCACCCTCACGATGGACGACCCCAACCAGTCGGCCAACACCATGAACGAGCTCTACTCCGCCTCGATGAAGGCCGTTGTGGAGCGTCTCGCCGCGGAGATCGAGGCCGACGCCTCCAGCGTCACCGGCGTCGTCATCACCTCGGCGAAGAAGACCTTCTTCGCCGGTGGCGACCTGAAGAACATGATGAAGGTCGGCAAGGACGACGCCGAGCGCATGTTCGCCCACGTCGAGAGCATCAAGGCCGTGCTGCGCCAGCTCGAGAAGCTGCCGGTGCCGGTGGTCGCCGCGATCAACGGCGCCGCCCTGGGCGGTGGTCTCGAGATCGCCCTGGCTGCCAACCACCGCATCGCCGTCGACGCGAGCAACGTCCAGATCGGACTGCCCGAGTCGACCCTCGGCCTGCTGCCCGGTGGCGGCGGCGTCACCCGCACCGTGCGCATGTTCGGCATCCAGGACGCCCTGATGACGTTCCTGCTGCCCGGCACCCGCTTCAAGGCCTCGGCCGCGAAGGAGAAGGGTCTGGTCGACGCCCTCGTCGCCACCCAGGACGAGCTCGTCCCCGCCGCGAAGGCGTGGATCGCCTCGGCCAAGGGCGACGAGAACGCCGGCGTCCAGCCGTGGGACCGTCCCGGATTCAAGCTGCCCGGCGGGACCCCGGCCCAGCTCAAGGGCTTCCTGCCGGCGTTCCCCTCGATCCTGCGTCAGCAGACCAAGGGCGCCGACTACCCGGCGCAGAAGGCGATCATGTCGGCCGCCGTCGAGGGAGCCCTGGTCGACTTCGACACCGCCTCGCGCGTGGAGTCGCGCTGGTTCACCAAGCTCGTGACCGGCCAGAACGCCAAGAACATGATCCAGGCGTTCTTCTTCGACCTCTCCGCCATCAACTCCGGGTCGCTGCGGCCGGACGGCATCGAGAAGTTCAAGCCCACCAAGGTCGTCGTCCTCGGCGCCGGCATGATGGGTGCGGGCATCGCCTACGCCTGTGCGAAGTCCGGCTGGGAGGTCGTCCTCAAGGACGTCTCTCTCGAGAACGCCGAGCGCGGCAAGGCCTACTCGGAGAAGATCAACGCCAAGGCCGTCTCCCGCGGCAAGCTGTCGCAGGAGAAGTCCGACGAGCTGCTGGCCCGGATCACCCCGACCGCCGACCCGGCCGCCGCTGCCGGCGCTGACGTCGTGATCGAGGCCGTCTTCGAGGACCCGGAGCTGAAGAAGAAGGTCTTCGCCGAGATCGCGCCGCACATCAAGCCCGACGCGGTGCTCTGCTCCAACACCTCGACCCTGCCGATCAGCACGCTGGCCGAGGGCGTCGACCGTCCGGCCGACTTCATCGGTCTGCACTTCTTCTCGCCCGTCGACAAGATGCAGCTCGTGGAGATCATCCGGGGCAAGGAGACCACCGACGAGGCGCTGGCCAAGGCCTACGACATCGTCCTGGGCATGCGGAAGATCCCGATCGTCGTCAACGACGCCCGTGGCTTCTACACCTCGCGCGTCATCGGCGTGCAGATCAACGAGGGTCTCGCGATGCTCGGCGAGGGCGTCCTGCCGATGACGATCGAGCGTGCCGCCACCTCGGCCGGTTTCCCGGTCGGTCCGCTGCAGATCACCGACGAGCTCAACATGGAGCTGATGGTCAAGATCCGCAAGCAGACCATCGCCGCCGCCGAGGCCGCCGGTCAGCCGGTGCCGCAGGACGGCTCCTACGCCGTCATCGACGAGATGATCGAGCGTGGACGTTCCTCGCGCCTCAAGGGCGCGGGCTTCTACAACTACTCCGAGGAAGGCAAGCGCGCCGGCCTCTGGGACGGCATCACGGAGGCGTTCCCGCCGGCGGAGACCCAGATCCCGTTCGTCGACGTCCAGGAGCGGATGCTGTTCGCCGAGGCTCTGGAGACCGCGAAGACCTTCGAGGAGGGCGTCATCACCTCGGCGGCCGCGGCCAACATCGGCTCGATCTTCGGTATTGGCTTCCCGGCCCGTCTGGGTGGCGCTGCGCAGTTCATCACCGGCTACGAGGCCGCTGACGGCTCCGTCGGCATCGACGCGTTCATCGCACGCGCCGACTCCCTCGCCGACACCTACGGCGAGAAGTTCCGCCCGACGCAGTACCTGCGTGACCTGGCGGCGAAGGGCGAGGGCTTCCCTGCCTGA